The genome window gttttaTACCGCACCGGATTTAGTTCAGAAACGGTTTAACCGGGTATATCGGGCGGTTCAACCGGGTGTACCGGACGGTTTAACCGGTTCTACCGGACGGTTCAATCGGTACAACCAGCCAgtttgaaccggtttttaaaGCATTGGTTTTATCATTACTAAATATTCACATTACCTACACCATTTTGTTTTAACCCGAATTCGAATCCAATTCCCTCAAGGATCCATTTTACTAAAACTACCATCACCTTGCCAATTATCACCACCAGAAGTCCCTAAATCCCACAATTCCGACAACTCATAGTTTCCAAGATCACTCCAAATATCCTCCTCTTTCACACTAATGCCACCTATCCGACCCGAAAGCGGGTCCAATGGGTAATCCAGCACAGCTTCTGAGTGATCATTCTCCACCACATTCTTTCCTTTTGACTCAAAACCATCATGGGGTTGATGTTTGACAAACTTCCGAGCGGTTCTTGGAGACGAAACTCGCAGCATTTGCTCGTGTTGTTCTGTCGGGTTTTGAAACATTTTCGCCATAAACAAAAGCATTTGCTTCTGTTTACTCTCAGCAGCTTTGAGTTTTTCGTTTATTGATTCCATATACTTGTGTGTTTCGCGGTTTTCGTGCTTTAATTCGATGACTTGTTGCATCATTTCTGTCTTTTGTTTGTGTAGTCTTTGTATCTCAGCTTCCAGGTTGTTAAATTCTTCATTGGCTAAAAAGCGGGTGCTTGTTGACATCGGTTGATTCGATCTACGCCT of Helianthus annuus cultivar XRQ/B chromosome 1, HanXRQr2.0-SUNRISE, whole genome shotgun sequence contains these proteins:
- the LOC110882670 gene encoding heat stress transcription factor A-3, coding for MVTPVNTPPLPICLPDFYIHYLYIHTPISLCPPPTIHKIHSLYYVSSMNPHSSFSPAGSDPISSAFGDTNVATIREGEMIPRPLENLQGTQIPAFLSKTFDLVDDPTLDPIISWGRSGQSFVVWDPVAFSRTILPRNFKHNNFSSFVRQLNSYGFRKIDPDKWEFAKESFLQNHKHLLKNIQRRRSNQPMSTSTRFLANEEFNNLEAEIQRLHKQKTEMMQQVIELKHENRETHKYMESINEKLKAAESKQKQMLLFMAKMFQNPTEQHEQMLRVSSPRTARKFVKHQPHDGFESKGKNVVENDHSEAVLDYPLDPLSGRIGGISVKEEDIWSDLGNYELSELWDLGTSGGDNWQGDGSFSKMDP